The Nostoc sp. 'Lobaria pulmonaria (5183) cyanobiont' genome window below encodes:
- a CDS encoding heavy metal translocating P-type ATPase, which yields MLYPQRFTQFTREHADTVAALLCGLLLFLGWFALHLGALGLALLLLPAAYVIGGYESAREGLTTLFKEKELDVDLLMIVAAIGAASLGLWRGEYHLIIDGAILILIFAISGALEGYAMQRTERSIRSLMSLTADTARVLYQGREEEIPISQLKVGDEIVVKPGELIPTDGIILSGYSTLNQAAITGESLPVEKTVGAEVFAGTLNSYGALQIKVHKPAQSSLIQRVIRLVEQAKTQAPPSQEFIDRFEKGYAKVIVVAGILLATLPPFLWGWDWETTIYRALTFLVVASPCALMAAIMPTLLSGIANGARQGILFKNGAQLEKIGKVRAIAFDKTGTLTTGQVQVFQIVSVSEYTSNDVLIAAASVESSSEHPIGKAVVQAAIDLNWVGAIEVQALPGQGIVGISQEQQVIVGNAIFVQQYVTNLPEELQEIVQSWEQEGKTVVWVARGAEVMGVIAIADEVRVEAAATISRLKKLGVEQIVMLTGDNQETAHSVAKAVGIDRVYAQLLPEDKLNVIRSLQQQYQTVAMVGDGINDAPALAQASVGIAMGVSGSDVALETADIVLMADRLEKIAVAMHLGRRSQLIVKQNIVVALSFIMLLLVGNFLGNINLPIGVIGHEGSTVLVTLSGLRLLK from the coding sequence ATGCTCTACCCCCAACGTTTCACCCAATTCACCAGAGAACACGCAGATACCGTAGCAGCTCTTTTATGTGGGTTGCTGCTATTTCTCGGATGGTTCGCCTTGCATCTCGGCGCTTTGGGATTAGCACTGCTGCTCCTACCTGCTGCTTACGTGATTGGTGGTTATGAAAGTGCGCGGGAGGGATTAACCACCCTTTTCAAAGAAAAAGAACTTGATGTAGATTTGCTGATGATTGTCGCCGCCATTGGTGCTGCTAGCCTTGGCTTATGGCGAGGAGAATATCATTTAATTATTGATGGGGCAATTTTGATTCTGATCTTTGCCATCAGTGGCGCACTAGAAGGCTATGCAATGCAGCGAACTGAGCGGAGTATCCGTAGTTTGATGAGTTTGACAGCAGATACAGCAAGGGTTTTGTATCAAGGAAGAGAAGAGGAAATTCCTATCAGTCAGCTAAAAGTGGGTGATGAGATTGTCGTCAAACCTGGAGAGTTAATTCCTACTGATGGAATAATTTTATCTGGTTACAGCACCCTGAATCAAGCTGCAATCACAGGCGAGTCTTTACCTGTAGAGAAAACAGTGGGTGCAGAAGTATTTGCCGGTACACTCAATAGCTATGGTGCATTGCAAATTAAGGTACACAAACCAGCCCAAAGCAGTTTAATCCAGCGGGTGATTCGTTTGGTAGAACAAGCAAAGACTCAAGCACCTCCTTCACAAGAGTTTATCGATCGCTTTGAAAAAGGATATGCCAAAGTCATTGTAGTAGCTGGGATATTGCTGGCAACTTTACCGCCATTTCTCTGGGGTTGGGATTGGGAAACGACGATTTACCGCGCTCTTACTTTTTTGGTGGTGGCTTCTCCCTGTGCGCTGATGGCTGCAATTATGCCCACCCTGCTTTCAGGAATCGCCAATGGTGCAAGACAGGGGATTTTGTTTAAAAATGGGGCGCAGTTGGAGAAGATTGGTAAAGTCCGAGCGATCGCATTTGATAAAACTGGTACTCTAACAACAGGACAGGTGCAGGTATTTCAGATAGTTTCAGTTAGTGAATACACTAGCAATGATGTATTAATAGCTGCTGCCAGTGTAGAATCATCTTCCGAACATCCCATCGGTAAAGCAGTTGTGCAGGCAGCTATTGATTTAAATTGGGTTGGTGCAATCGAAGTGCAAGCCTTACCTGGACAAGGAATTGTCGGAATTTCTCAAGAACAACAGGTAATTGTCGGGAATGCCATTTTTGTGCAGCAGTATGTGACAAATTTACCTGAAGAATTGCAAGAAATAGTTCAATCTTGGGAGCAAGAAGGTAAAACTGTGGTTTGGGTAGCACGGGGAGCAGAGGTGATGGGTGTAATTGCGATCGCAGATGAGGTAAGAGTTGAAGCAGCCGCAACCATCAGCAGATTAAAGAAACTGGGAGTTGAACAAATTGTCATGCTAACCGGGGATAATCAGGAAACTGCTCACAGTGTCGCCAAAGCAGTAGGAATTGATCGGGTATATGCCCAACTTCTACCAGAAGATAAGCTGAATGTTATCCGCAGTTTACAGCAACAATATCAAACAGTTGCAATGGTAGGCGATGGCATTAATGATGCACCAGCTTTAGCGCAAGCATCTGTGGGTATAGCAATGGGAGTATCTGGTAGCGATGTGGCATTGGAAACCGCAGATATAGTACTGATGGCAGACAGGTTAGAAAAAATTGCTGTAGCGATGCATTTGGGCAGGCGATCGCAACTCATAGTAAAACAAAATATAGTTGTAGCGTTGAGTTTCATTATGTTGCTTTTAGTCGGCAACTTTCTCGGAAATATTAACTTACCCATCGGCGTGATTGGCCATGAAGGTTCCACAGTGTTAGTTACCCTGAGTGGACTAAGATTATTGAAATAA
- a CDS encoding ATP-binding protein: protein MLLKTKNQPNLILYVTKIDDNPHHFNKLFKLRDEIEQLPQDCLNIKVDFHYCEFLGHYGVAFLGGLFRLVEARGGSLAFDWNTLPDKIRMNLAQNGFLYDFGFNTKPWDGNSIPYRNDLQQDMSAIADYLKYNWLGKGWVNISPRLQDAITGRVLEIYFNAFDHSQSAVGVFSCGQHYPKLGFLHLTVIDFGIGIPTSVRSLPQNLDKTANEALQWAFEPGNSTKQDSISRGAGLNLLQEFIVKNHGNLTIFSNDGYVNIGDNIIYKNTCTNFKGTLINIAIRCDESYYCLATEAHQLKKRLF, encoded by the coding sequence TTGCTGTTAAAGACTAAAAATCAACCAAATTTAATTCTTTATGTAACCAAGATTGATGATAATCCCCATCATTTTAATAAGTTATTTAAACTTAGGGATGAAATTGAGCAGTTACCCCAAGATTGCTTAAATATCAAGGTAGATTTTCACTACTGCGAATTCTTGGGACACTACGGCGTTGCTTTTTTGGGGGGACTATTCCGTCTTGTCGAAGCTCGTGGCGGCTCTCTCGCTTTCGATTGGAATACACTTCCAGACAAAATTCGGATGAACTTAGCTCAGAATGGCTTCTTGTATGATTTCGGTTTTAACACGAAACCGTGGGATGGCAACTCAATACCTTACCGGAATGATCTTCAGCAGGATATGAGTGCTATTGCAGATTACCTGAAATATAATTGGCTGGGCAAAGGTTGGGTCAACATCAGTCCAAGACTACAAGATGCAATTACAGGGCGAGTCTTAGAGATATATTTCAATGCATTTGATCATAGTCAATCTGCGGTGGGGGTGTTCAGCTGCGGTCAGCACTACCCCAAACTTGGTTTTCTTCATCTGACGGTCATCGACTTTGGTATTGGTATCCCTACTAGTGTTCGCTCTCTACCTCAGAACTTAGACAAGACTGCTAATGAGGCTCTACAGTGGGCGTTCGAGCCGGGAAATAGCACTAAGCAAGACAGTATCTCCCGTGGCGCAGGCTTAAATTTATTGCAAGAGTTCATCGTAAAAAATCATGGAAACCTTACAATTTTTAGTAATGACGGATATGTCAATATAGGCGATAATATTATATATAAGAACACATGTACTAATTTCAAGGGAACCCTGATTAATATTGCAATTCGGTGTGATGAATCTTACTACTGCCTAGCAACTGAAGCTCATCAACTTAAGAAGCGGTTATTTTAA
- a CDS encoding precorrin-8X methylmutase yields MKSSDLTIKQLTHLVGGGLTPRMVRHYHQLGLLPQPLRSHSNYRLYTKKDVLRLQRIVALKQQGFQLNHIRQILEVKPEADTTVNLMGQLQQQYHAVMQQISQLRQTASALEGLLGRDRHCQIIQAEVLAQLKLLDVETQAGLGGLENLLSGLDAEIHNHSEAFTESLQRLLPDLSHRSEIEQHLISQLVLACGDVSLVSFVKLSQDAIAASREALSSSCQIVVDTQTVAAALDQTRLLHLGCRTETLIDNPHITTATEAEVAFWQHREWRSKLLQVNQGCVLVIGYAPSVLIEVCEAIANQKIQPALVIGMPIGFSHAPAAKRQLMQQGIPYITVEGTLGGGALAATALNALVESLIDKPDCHCYLK; encoded by the coding sequence ATTAAAAGCAGCGATCTGACAATTAAGCAGTTAACACACTTGGTAGGCGGCGGTTTAACTCCGCGAATGGTGCGACATTATCATCAATTGGGACTGTTACCGCAACCACTACGATCGCACAGTAATTACCGTCTCTACACCAAAAAAGATGTTCTCAGGTTGCAACGGATTGTGGCACTCAAGCAGCAAGGGTTTCAGCTAAACCACATCCGTCAAATTTTGGAGGTTAAACCAGAAGCTGACACAACTGTTAACCTCATGGGACAACTCCAGCAGCAATATCACGCAGTGATGCAACAAATTTCTCAACTGCGACAAACTGCATCAGCACTAGAAGGATTATTGGGGCGCGATCGCCATTGTCAAATTATCCAGGCGGAAGTTTTGGCACAACTCAAGTTACTCGATGTCGAAACCCAAGCTGGATTAGGGGGATTAGAAAATCTCTTGAGTGGTTTAGATGCCGAAATTCATAACCACTCTGAAGCTTTTACAGAATCGCTACAACGCTTACTACCTGATTTGTCTCACCGTTCGGAAATTGAACAACACTTAATTTCTCAGTTGGTTTTGGCTTGTGGCGATGTCAGTTTGGTGTCTTTTGTCAAGTTGAGTCAAGATGCGATCGCAGCTAGTCGAGAAGCTTTATCTTCAAGCTGTCAAATTGTTGTCGATACTCAAACGGTTGCTGCGGCTTTAGATCAAACCCGATTACTTCACTTGGGATGTCGCACTGAAACCTTGATTGATAATCCCCACATTACCACTGCCACAGAAGCCGAAGTTGCTTTTTGGCAACATCGAGAATGGCGATCAAAATTGCTGCAAGTAAATCAAGGTTGTGTGTTGGTAATTGGTTATGCTCCCTCAGTCCTTATAGAAGTTTGTGAAGCGATCGCTAATCAAAAAATTCAGCCTGCATTAGTTATTGGAATGCCTATTGGCTTTAGCCATGCTCCCGCAGCCAAGCGACAACTGATGCAACAAGGGATACCTTATATTACAGTTGAAGGGACTTTGGGAGGTGGCGCTTTAGCTGCAACTGCCCTAAATGCCTTGGTTGAGTCACTGATTGATAAGCCAGATTGTCATTGTTATCTCAAATAA
- a CDS encoding STAS-like domain-containing protein, with translation MAYKIFDLVGKYAISAESGQKLYDQIHPVLLSGNPVELDFTGVQVFASPFFNLAIAHLLKDIPADNLNRLVEFTAISSEGWNVLERVIANAKHYYSDEQFRNAVDAAIAEQAATF, from the coding sequence ATGGCATACAAAATTTTTGATCTCGTCGGGAAATACGCCATCAGCGCTGAGAGTGGGCAGAAGCTATATGACCAGATTCATCCAGTTCTGCTTTCTGGCAACCCTGTAGAATTGGATTTTACTGGAGTTCAGGTCTTTGCGTCTCCCTTTTTCAACCTTGCGATCGCTCATCTCTTGAAAGATATTCCAGCAGATAACCTGAATCGACTGGTTGAGTTCACCGCTATAAGTTCTGAGGGGTGGAATGTTCTTGAGCGTGTGATTGCCAATGCGAAGCATTACTATTCCGATGAGCAATTTCGTAATGCGGTGGATGCAGCGATCGCAGAGCAGGCTGCAACTTTTTAA